The following nucleotide sequence is from Pseudomonas sp. RC10.
GCCATGGCCTCCAACGCGTCAGTGCGAAAATCCGCCGCGGAATAGCTCTCCGACGGGTCGAGAATATCGATCAGCCGGTGGGGATACTTGTCCAAAAGCGCTTTTGACGGTTTGGCGGTGCCGATGTCCATGCCGCGATAGACCAGCGCCGAATCGACACTGATCAGCTCGCAGGGCAGCACCTTGGTCAGCTCGATGGCCAGGTCGGTCTTGCCGGCGGCGGTCGGCCCCATCAGAAAGATGGCTGGAGGAAATGCACTCATCAGCGACCGCGCAAGAACAGTTTGTCGAGGTCATCCAGACCCAGCTGGGTCCAGGTCGGTCGGCCATGGTTGCACTGGCCGCTGCGCTCGGTGTTTTCCATGTCGCGCAACAGGCCGTTCATCTCCGGAATCGCCAGGCGCCGGTTCGCTCTCACCGCGCCATGACAGGCCATGGTGCCAAGCAGCTCGTTCATGTGCGCTTGTACCCTGTCGCTGGTGCCGTACTCCATCAGGTCGGACAACACGTCATGCACAAGACGGTTGGCTTCGGCCTGTTTGAGCAATGCGGGAATCTGTCGGATCGCCAGGCTTTCGGGCCCCAGGCGCTGCAACTCGAACCCTAGTTGCTGGAAGGTCGCCATATGCTCTTCGGCGCAGTCTGCTTCACGCTGGCTGACGGCAATCGACTCTGGCACCAGCAGCGGCTGCCCGCTCAAGCCCTCGCTGGCCATGGCGATTTTCAGGCGCTCGTACATGATCCGCTCGTGGGCGGCGTGCATGTCCACCAGCACCAGTCCGTGAGCGTTCTCAGCGAGGATATAAATGCCTTTGAGTTGCGCCAGCGCGTAGCCCAACGGCGGGATATCCCCTTGAGATTCCGGCAACGGAACGCCGACTGCATTGCCCGGCGTCGCCTGCGCTCCCGGAAGCGGAGCAAAGAACGCGCTGTAAGCCGCTCGCGCTTCTTCGGCAGGCAACACAGAAGAAGGGCGCGGCGTGTACTGATACTGATAACCCGCGCCAGCGCCGGAACCCGCCGCAGGGCCATCGCCCGCGGTGTTTGGGGTACTCCACGCCGAGCCTTGCGGGGTTTCCAACACATTGTTGGCCAGACGCATCTCGCCTTGCGGGCCGAACTCGCCCGCTTCCGGCCCGGTCGGACGCACCAGCGCCGTGACCGAGGTCGTGCCAGCAAGCTGGTCTTCCGGGCGGACATCGCCCAAAGCCCGATGCAACGTGCCGTACAGGAAGTCATGCACCATGCGCCCGTCGCGGAAACGGACTTCGTGCTTGGTCGGGTGCACGTTGACGTCGACCACCGCAGGGTCGACCTCAAAGAACAGCACGAACGTCGGATGACGGCCATTGAACAACACGTCGCGATAGGCTTGGCGCACCGCGTGGGCCACCAGCTTGTCGCGGACCGCCCGGCCGTTGACGAAGAAATACTGCAAGTCAGCCTGGCTGCGAGAGAAGGTCGGCAGCCCCACCCAGCCCCAGAGTTTCAGGCCGTTGCGTTCGACCTCGATCGGCAGCGCCTGCTCCAGAAAGCCCGGACCGCAGACCGCCGAGACGCGTCGCGCCCGGGCCACGTCATCGCGGGCTTCATGAAGACTGAGAATGGTCTTGCCGTTGTGGCGCAGATGAAACGCGACGTCGAAACGCGCCAGCGCCATCCGTTTGATCACTTCTTGAAGGTGATCGAATTCGGTTTTTTCGGCCTTGAGGAATTTACGGCGCGCCGGGGTGTTGAAGAACAGATCACGCACTTCGACCGATGTGCCCACCGGGTGCGCAGCTGGTTGAACGCGAGAGGCCATATCACGCCCCTCGGTTTCCACTTGCCAGGCCTGATCGGCATCGCGGGTGCGGGACGTCAGCGTCAAACGGGCCACGGAGCTGATCGACGCCAGCGCCTCGCCACGAAACCCGAGGCTCATCACACGTTCGAGGTCTTCCAGTTCGCGAATCTTGCTGGTGGCATGTCGCGCCAAGGCCAGCGGCAGGTCGTCGGACGAAATGCCACCACCGTCGTCGCGCACGCGCAGCAGCTTGATGCCCGCTTGTTCGACATCGACATCGATTCGACGGGCTCCGGAATCGAGGCTGTTTTCCAGCAATTCCTTGATGACCGACGCCGGACGCTCGACCACCTCACCTGCCGCGATCTGGTTTGCCAGCCGCGGACTGAGCAATTGAATGCGCGCAGCTTCGGCGGCCGGGCCGTCAACGCTTACGCTGACGTCCAGGCCTTCTTCATCGAGCAGCAGACCCGTCACGGCTCACCCGCCAGTTCCGCGCTTGGAATCTTCAATTGCTGACCGACTTTCAATTCATCGGAGCTGAGATTATTCGCCGAACGCAACGTTGCCATGCTCATGTCGTAACGGGCCGAGAGCATGCTCAGCGACTCACCCGGACGTACCATATGCTCACGCGGCCCCATGGCCAGCTTGCCGTTGTCCCTCAGCCAGGCGATGTAGGTGCCCTGTGGCGGATTCTGCTGGAAGAACTGCTTCACGCCCGCCGTGATCGAACGCGCCAGCGCCTGCTGGTGGCTGGCACCTTGAAGCTTGCTGGCCTCGGCCGAGTTGGAGATGAAGCCGGTTTCCACCAGGATCGATGGGATGTCGGGCGATTTGAGCACCATAAAGCCTGCCTGCTCGACCCGCGCCTTGTGCAGCGAGGTCACGCGGCCAATGTTGGTGAGGACTTTCTGGCCGACGTTGAGGCTCGACGTCAGCGACGCGGTCATCGACAGGTCGAGCAATACGCCCGCGAGCATGCGGTCTTTGTCGTCCAGGCTCACAGCACCTGCCCCACCGATCAAGTCGGAGCGGTTTTCACTGTCTGCCAGCCAACGCGCAGTCTCGGAGGTGGCACCGCGCTCGGACAACGCAAATACCGATGCCCCGAACGCCGCCGAAGACGGCGCGGCGTCAGCGTGAATCGACACGAAAAGGTCAGCCCCTTTGGCACGGGCGATTTCAGTGCGTTTACGCAACGGGATGAAGTAATCGCCAGTACGGGTCAGCTCGGCGCGATAGCCCTTCTCGGCGTTGATCTGGCGCTGCAATTCCTTGGCGATCGACAGCACCACGTTCTTTTCTTTTTCGCCTCGGCTGCCTGATGCACCCGGGTCTTCACCACCGTGTCCGGCATCGATGACCACCACAATGTCGCGCTTGCCGTTCGGCACAGGCGTGAGCTTGATTTCAGGCTTCGACGGGCTGACCGGCACCGCTGGCGTTGCCGGGGCTACGGTGGCCGGGGTGTCGGCGACGGTCGGCGGCGGGTTGGCGTCGGCAGGGTTGTCGTAGAGATCGACTACCAGACGATTGCCGTACTGCTGATTCGGCGCCAGCGTGAAGCTTTTCGGGGTCACGGCCTTTTTCAGGTCGATGACCACGCGCAGGTCGTCCGGCGTGCGTTGCGCTGAACGCATGCTGGTGATCGGCGTGTTGGCGGTCGGGATGTTCAGCGCACCGCCCAGCGTCGCGCCGTTGATGTCGATGACCAGACGGTCCGGAGACTGAAGGGTAAAGACGCTGTGCTGAACCGGGCCAGACAGGTCGAAAACCAGTCGAGTGTTATCCGGAGCACGCCATAAGCGGACACTTCGTACCTGTGAAGCGGCCAACGCGTCGACGGCCAGCGTCGTCAGCAGCAGTCCAATCACAGTAACCAGCGCGCGCATGCGCATACCTAACCCCATATCTATTTGAATTCCAAAGCCAAAGCGGCACACCACTTCTCACCGCGCGAGCTTTCAGGGCTCAGAGTCAGCGCTCGACCTTCCGCGTGCGGCCTAATGGTAATGATCAGGTCAGGCTTTGGCAAAAAGCCCGCACCGAGATTGGGCCATTCGATCAGGCAAAGGGCCTCCCCTTCGAAGTAATCCCGTATGCCGAGGAATTCTAGCTCTTCTGGATCAACAAGTCGGTAAAGATCAAAGTGATACGCGCGATTTCTCCCAATCTCGTAAGGTTCCACGAGGGTGAACGTCGGGCTTTTCACCGCGCCGACATGGCCCAGCCCACGGATGATTCCCCGCGACAGGGTGGTCTTGCCAGCCCCCAGATCGCCTTCAAGAAAAATAATTCCATTGCTTTCAGTGACTTGGGCAATCCGCGCACCAAAGTCGGTCATCGCCTCTTCACCCATCAGGTGCAGGGTTAACTCAGACACGGTTGTTGCTCCTCCAGAAGCCTACGAATAACAGGAATCAGATCAGCGGCAACCATCCCGCGCCCACTGGCCCCGCATAGTTCTCCCGCCAGCGCGTGAAGCCAGACGCCGAGGCAGGCGGCCTCGAAAGCGGGCATTTTTTGCGCCATCAACGCGCCAATGACGCCCGCCAGCACATCGCCCAAACCGCCCGTCGCCATCGCCGGATGACCGTGATTGGCCAGCGCCAGATCCCCAGCAGGGTTAGCGATCAGGCTGCCGCTGCCCTTCAAAACGCAGACAGCGTTGAATTTCCGGGCCAGCGCTCGCGTCGCAGCGGGCCGATCGACTTGAATTTCCTGAGTGCCAATGCCCAGCAAACGCGCCGCTTCCCCAGGGTGCGGCGTGATCACGCAATCCTTGGGCAACTGCACCAGACCGGCGGCCAGCTGATTCAGCGCGTCAGCGTCCCAGACTTGAGGCCGTTCGGCATTGGCGGCGGCAGACAACAGGCTGCGGCCCCAACTGTGCTGCCCCAATCCTGGCCCGACGACCAACACGCTGGCGGGCTCGATCAGCGCCATCAGTTGATTCGCCGAGCTGATGCCAGCGCTCATGACTTCGGGAAACCGCGTCAACGCAGCGGTAACGTGTTCGGGACGGGTCGCCAGCGTGACCATCCCCGCGCCGCTGCGCAAGGTGCTTTCCGTGGACAGCAGGGCCGCGCCGCCGAAGCCAAGATCGCCGCCAATGACCAACACGCGACCAAACTGGCCTTTATGGGCCGTGCGAGGACGAGCCTTGAGGACGGGCAGATTAAATGTATCGAGACGTTTAACGCTGACGGGCGCTTGCCCGACGATGGCCGGATCAGCCTGTAAATCGTCGAACACCAGCTCACCGACACGATCAGGCGCATCACCGGTGAACAGGCCGACCTTGAGACCAATGAAGGTCACCGTCAGATCGGCACGCACCGCCACGCCCAGCGTGTGGCCCGTGTCCGCGCACAGCCCCGACGGGATGTCGACTGCCATGACCGGCAAACGACTGTCGTTTATGGCGTGAATGGCGGACGTGTAGGGGTCGCGCACATCGCCCTTGAGACCCGTCCCGAGCAGCGCATCGACGACGATCCCGCTCAGCACTTGTTGCTGCCACGGCTGGATGTCGACCTGATCACTCGCCGCTTCTTTATAAGCAGTCTCGGCATCGCCCTTCAGCGCCGAGCAATCGCCCACAGCCAGCACCGTCACCTGCCAGCCTGCGCGCTTGGCCAAGGCCGCAATCAAATAGCCATCGCCCGCGTTATTGCCATGGCCTGCCAGCACTGTCAGTCGCTGACCGTCAGGCCAATGGCGACGGATTGCGCGCCAGGCGGCGTGGGCTGCGCGCTGCATGAGTTCGAAGCCGGGCGTGCCTGCGGCAATCAGGCGTGCGTCGAGGTCGCGGACCTGCGCGGCGCTGTACAGTGCGTCGGGAAATGGGGGTTTGCTGTGCAACATGCGTCTTTGGGCTCCGATGTCTGGCAGAATTATACGCACCTGCGCCCCGGTGTCCTCCCTGCATGTCCGCGATAACTGTAGATCCAGCCACACAATCCGCGCCCTTGTCGGCTGCGGCGCTGTCCGAGCTTGCCCAATCCATCAAGGACTGGGGGCGCGAACTCGGCTTCCAACAAGTGGGTATCTCGGGGCTGGATCTGGCGGAACATGAGCAGCATCTGGAGCGCTGGCTCGAAGCCGGGTATCACGGCGAGATGGACTATATGGCAGCGCACGGCAGCAAACGTTCGCACCCGGAGGAATTGGTGCCGGGCACGCTGCGAGTGGTGTCGCTGCGTATGGACTATCTGCCGGGCGAAACGCAGATGGCGCAATTGCTGGCTCAGCCAGAAAAAGCCTATGTCTCGCGTTATGCCTTGGGCCGCGATTATCACAAGCTGATTCGCAAGCGCGTGCAGCAACTGGCCGAGCGTATCCAGCAAGCCATCGGCCCCTTCGGTTTCAGGGCGTTCGTCGACAGCGCCCCGGTGCTGGAAAAGGCCATCGCCGAACAGGCCGGTCTGGGCTGGATTGGCAAGAACACGCTGGTGCTGAATCGCAAAGCGGGCAGCTATTTCTTCCTGAGCGAGTTGTTCGTTGATTTGCCGCTGCCGACCGATGCCCCTCATGCCACCGAACATTGCGGGCGTTGCAGAGCTTGTCTGGACGTGTGCCCGACCAACGCGTTCGTCGGGCCATACGTGCTGGACGCCCGGCGTTGCATTTCTTACCTGACCATCGAATTGAAAACGTCGATTCCCGAAGAGTTGCGCTCGATGATCGGCAATCGAGTGTTCGGCTGCGACGATTGTCAGATCGTCTGCCCCTGGAATCGCTTCGCCCGGCCCACCGATCAAAACGACTTCAAACCCCGCCACGGCCTCGATAACGCCGAACTGACGACGCTGTTTTTGTGGGATGAGACGACGTTTCTCAGCAATACCGAAGGCTCGCCATTGCGGCGTGCGGGGTATGAACGGTGGTTGAGGAATCTTGCGGTGGGGCTGGGCAATGCGCCTTCTACCATTCCGGTGATCGAGGCATTGAAAGCGCGCCTGAATGATCCGTCAGAAATGGTGCGCGAGCATGTGGAATGGGCGTTGCGGCGGCATGGCGTTAGCCAGCCAACTCAAAACCTGTAGGAGTGAGCTTGCTCGCGACAGGGTTCTTTCAGACGCTGCATCTTTGAATGTGCTGGAGAATCGCGAGCAAGCTCACTCCTACAAAAGTCTCCACCCAGTCTCAAATTCAATGCCCATCCTTGTACACAAACTTGGGCATTTCCCAGCGATACTTGATCGCCAGCAGACGCAGCAACAGCCCACCCGACAGGGTAATCAGCGTGCCCTGCTCGATCGGCAACCCCACCCACTGACACAACAAGAAGCACCACGCCGCAGCGAACGAGACACTGGCGTACAGCTCGCGCCGGAAGATCAGCGGGATGTCGTTGCAGAAGATGTCTCGCAAGATGCCGCCAAAAGTCCCGGTGATCACCCCGCTGACCGCCGCCACCAGCATGCCTAGCCCCATGTCCAACGCCGTCGTGCAGCCGATGATCGTAAACGCCACCAGACCCAAGGCGTCGAGCACCAGGAACAGCGAGCGGAGGTGGCGCATCAGCGGTGCAATAAAGATCGTCACCAAAGCGGCCAAAGTGGTGAGAATCAAGTATTCCGGGTGTTTCACCCACGTCAGCGGATAGTGGCCCAACAGCACGTCGCGCGCCGAACCGCCTCCCAGCGCCGTGATGCAGGCAATCAGCACCACGCCAAACCAGTCCATGCCGCGACGTCCGGCAGACAGCGCGCCAGTCATGGCCTCGGCAGTGATGGCGATCAGGTAAAGCATCAACAGCATGGTGGCGATCCGTGCGAAAGAGGGACGCAGTTTGAAACGCTTAGAAGCGCTTGCCCGCGGTTACGGTGTTCCTGTCACGGGCAAGCAAACGCCTAGTCGACGCGTCAGACTTTGATGAAATGCTCGCGATAAAAACGCAACTCGGCGATGGATTCACGAATGTCGTCCAGTGCCAGGTGGGTGCTGCCCTTCTTGAACTTCAGCTCCGGCGACCAGCGTGCCGCCAGCTCCTTGAGCGTCGAAACATCGAGGTTGCGGTAATGGAAGTAGTTTTCCAGCGTCGGCATGCGCTTATAAAGGAAGCGGCGGTCCTGACAGATGCTGTTGCCGCAGATCGGCGAGCTGCGCTCCGGCACCCACTGTTTGATGAAATCCAGAGTCATGGCTTCGGCTTCAGCGGTGGAAATCGTGCTTTCGCGCACGCGCTGGGTCAGGCCCGAACCGCCGTGCTGACGGGTGTTCCACTCGTCCATGCCATTCAACAGGTCATCGCTTTGATGCACGGCGATGACCGGGCCTTCGGCCAGGGTGTTCAGCTCGCTGTCGGTGATGATGGTCGCCATCTCGATGATGACGTCGTTGTCAGGGTCCAGACCGGTCATTTCCAGGTCGATCCAGATCAGATTCTGCTTGTTCTGCATATGTCGGCTCCTCAGCGTAGGCGCGCAGTTTAGCGTAGCCGAGCGTGCTAGACTCCCCCGCGCTTTACCCAATTAGCAGCTTTTGCATTCCGGATCTCAGAACACCCATGGCCAAACGCCAACTCAACCGCCGCCAAAACTGGCGCATCGAAAAGATTCAAGGCGAGCGCGCTGCCCGTGCCGCCAAACGTGAATCCCAAGCACTGGAAACGCTGGAAGGCGGCGACCTGGGTCCCGAGCAGACGGGGCTGGTCATCGCTCACTTCGGCGTTCAGGTGGAAGTCGAGGCACAGGAAGGCGAACTGAGCGGTCAGGTGTTCCGCTGCCATTTGCGGGCCAACCTGCCAGCGCTCGTAACCGGCGACAGAGTCGTCTGGCGGGCAGGCAATCAGGGCATTGGTGTGATCGTCGCGCAATTGCCGCGCAACACTGAACTGTGCCGCCCGGACACCCGGGGCCAGCTCAAGCCGGTGGCCGCCAACGTCGACATGATCGTCATCGTGTTCGCCCCCGCGCCTGAACCTCATGCCAACTTGATCGACCGGTATCTGGTGGCTGCCGAACACGCCGGCATTCGCCCGCTGTTGCTGCTGAACAAATTCGACCTGATCAACGACGAGAATGCCCCGGCGCTGAATGCGCTGCTGGCGGTCTATCGGACATTGGGTTACCCGGTGCTGGAAGTGTCGGCTCATCACGGCAACGGCATGCAACAGTTGCAAGACTTGCTCGACAGCCACATCAGTGTGTTCGTTGGTCAGTCAGGCGTGGGCAAGTCGTCCCTGGTCAACAGCTTGTTGCCGGAAGTCGGCACGCGGGTCGGGCCTTTGTCGGAGTATTCCGGCCAAGGCACTCACACCACGACCACCGCCCGCCTGTTCCACTTCCCCCGTGGCGGCGATCTGATCGACTCCCCCGGCATTCGTGAATTCGGCCTGGGTCATGTGAGCCGCGCTGACGTCGAAGCGGGCTTCATCGAATTCAACGACCTGCTGGGCCGCTGCCGCTTTCGCGATTGCAAACATGATCGCGAACCGGGGTGTGCGCTGCTCAAGGGTTTGGAAGATGGCCGCGTGCAGCAACAGCGGATGAACAGCTATCGCTCAATCATCGCGAGTTTGCCGGATAGCAGTTACTGAGCCCGAGAGGGCTTTCAACTGACATGCCATAAAACCTGTGGGAACCTGCAAGCCGGTGCTACAGAAACGTATGGAATCTATGGAATCACGCCTGAAAACACAAAATGCCGCGATCACCGCGGCTTTTTTTCGTCTGAACCGAATGTCAGTTCTCGGTTTGGTGGATCTTCAGCTGCCCGTGACCAAAGATACCAAGCGTCTGCCAAATTTCGTCAGGCTGGGTGTAGTTCATCAAATCAACGCAAGCTTTGCACCATTGGATCAGCAGTTATCAAACTAGTTAACCCCAAAAAATAATAGCTACTTCCAACATTATCCATTATCTACAACTTCATCTCTAAAACGGCCACCTCAAAGATTTTCACTGCGCTCCCTATACAAGCAATCATTATCAAATAAAAAAATAACGTTTGCCAGACGCCCTCTTTGTATGCAACGTGGAAATGCACCACGCACCAGCAACACGATTCTGCATATGACTTTTATTGCACTGAATAAATAAATTAAGAAAAGGAATTATCATCATGCCCAATCAGATTGAACTGCCACCTATTGTCATTCGGCCCGACCCACCACCTACGCCATCGCCAATTATTCCCACTTTCCCAATTGATACCCTTAGGCCACTCCCAATGGATCCGCGACTTTCCCATATCGCATCAATTGAGGAACTCGCAAAAAAAGTGAGTCTTCGATCGGAGGAAGCCGTTATCCCACTGTGTGGAATAACCAAATATGCTATGGAGTCGATTGACGCGCTTCACGCAGAACATATTCAAAATCTACAAGAGGATTTGGCCAAAGAAATCACCATGCGCATGGACGAAAGTGCGCTTCCCTTATCAGAACATTTGCTACTCAAGAGGAGCATAATCCAAGATCTTATCGCATCCAAAAACAGCAGCCTGCAGCTGGAAATCCAAATTTCAAACTCCTTCTTTGGAATCAGTCCGCTCAATCGAAACTTTGTAGATGTGGTTAACGAGATTCAGCGCCGCAAAAATCCCCTTGACGTGTTCAAAGCCTGGACAACTTCCTACACGGCGGCTCGATCTGTCGCGGTCTTGACGGATGCCATCAGGATCTTGACTGAACAATCAGCTGCACTGGACGCCCAGATTTCGGCAGCTCAGGCCCAACAGCAGGAACAAGCCGCATTGGCGGCAGCACAGGCACAGCGGCTCGCTGAAGAACAGGCGCAAATGGCTGCTCAAGCGGCTGCGCAAGCACAACGGCAAGCCGAAGAACAGGCAGCTCAGGCCGCTGCTGAAGCACAGCGTCAGGCTGAAGAACAAGAGCGACTGGCAGTTGAAGAGAAACATAGACTTGAGAACCAGGCCACCGCTGCAGGCTTGGCTAACACCTACCACCTCAAAGGCGCGGTCTCCGTTACCCGACCACTGTTCATAACAACGGAGGGCGTCATCGCTGTCGCGGAAACCACGGCGCTTACGCTGCAAGCTGCTATTCGGGCAGCGATTGCAGGTCTGACGGCAGCGGCTGCCAGTGTCGCATCAGGCTTGTTCGTGGGTGTCTCAGCGCTGATATACTCGCCCAAGCTTGGCAATGGGGAGCTCTCCCCAAACTATGCCTTCAGCACCCCTTTGTCCGACATATTGCCGGAAGATACACAAGACCTGCATGCCGTCGCAGCAGCGGAAGGCTCAATCGAACTGCCGTTCCGGCTCAGCTCCAAAACCACCGATCAGGGCGACTCAGAACTAATCGTCGTCAATATTGGAGCATCTAACCTGCACGCGTCGGTGAAGGTCGTTGCAGCTACGCATAACTCGCAGAGCAACACCTTCAGTGTCCAGATTTCAGACACCCCTCCTAAGACCCTCATCTGGACACCCGCTGAGGCACCCGCGAACAGTTCGACTACGCTTCCAGTTGAGGAGCAAGTGCCTTCTGTTATTCCAGGTGCGAGCGTAACGCCCGTCGAGGGGCGGATCGATACATTCCCCCAAGTCGCTGAGATAAGCTTTAATGACTTGATCGTCACTTTCCCAATAGAAACGAGATTGCCTCCTATCTATGTGATGGTTAGCAATCCTTACGAGGGGGCCAATACCAAGGGAAAATATAGCGGACGAATGTATAACCCAGATAACGCAGGTGGCCCGATAAAAAACTTGAGTTGGGAAGATGCTATCATCACTCAAGAAGGTATTGATCTGATCAAGCTGCATACGGGGCGATTTAAGGAGTCTGCGGGTAACAGCGTGATGATTGATCGACTGAACAAGATCCTCGAGGGAAAGATTGAATCTACAGACGTGGACAAACGATTCTACACTCACGAGATTAGAGAGCTTGAGCGCTACAGAGCGCTTGGCGTCAAGGACGAGGTAGAAGGTAATGTATGGAATGATGCCCACGCTGCGACATTGGAAGATTTTAAATTAAAAGACGATCCCGACTTGCTTTATACAGCCGAAGCGACTGATGCTTATCTCAAACAGGAATATGGGGAATAACATGACCGACATTAACGATATAGTCGTAGCGGAAAATCCAACCGACGTCATCCTATTCATTACAAGAAATAACAACGCCATTTCATATCCCAGTTTAGATAGACTATATAGCCGGAACAAATGGATTCATTTCGCGAATAACTTGGAACTGCAACAGCTCGTAGACAACATGGAGCAGGAAGGCTTGATTTCGCGCAGTAATGGCGGCATAAGAAAAGGTCCCAAGTGGAGAGCTCCTTCATTTCTCAGCGAAAACAAATATCCTATAAAAAGCTCTTGAGCTCAGTTCAGAATATCCGCCTCTGAAAGGATTTTCCTCGATCCATCATACTTGGACATGAAACGTTCACTATTGCCTATACTTAAAACAGCAATGAACGAACGCTAATCAATCGCTGAGTGCGAGTTTGCCGGACAGCGGGTACTGAGCCGTACGCACTCTCCTACTCCCACAGGGAAGTGTGTTACCCATCTGAAAACAAAAACGCCGCGATCATCGCGGCGTTTTTTTGTTCGAACCGGGTATCAGTTCTTGGTCTCGTCGATCTTCAGTTGCCCCTGATCGAAGAGGTTCAGCTTCTGCCGAATCTCATGGGGCTGAGCGTAGGCCTGGGGATCGACGGCTGGCGCTGCGGTCGATGCCCCCGGTTTGGCGCCCGGTGCTGTCGGCGAGGTCGGAGCGGGAGCAGCATCCGATTTAGGCGCGTCCCCCGTCCCTTGTGCACCCTCAATACGCTGCTGGGCCTTTTTGGTCAGGACCACGATATCGATACGACGGTTGATCGGGTTGGTGGGGCTGTCCTTGTCATAAAGCGCCGACGACGCGTAGCCCACCACACGAGCGACCTGAGGATCAGGATAGCCACCGGCAGTCAGCGCACGGCGAGCGGCGTTGGCGCGGTTGGCCGACAGCTCCCAGTTACCGAAACCGTTGTTGCCCACGAAAGGCGTCGCATCGGTGTGACCACTCACGCTGATCTTGTTCGGCACCGCTTTGATGGTGTCGGCCATGGCCAGCAGAATGTCTTCGAAATACGGTTTCAGACGCGCGCTGCCGATGTCGAACATAGGCCGGTTTTCAGCGTCCATGATCTGGATACGCAGGCCGTCCTGAGTGATCTCAAACAGGATCTGATCCTTGAACTTCGCCAGTTGCGGGTTCTCGTTGACCTTGGTCTGCAGCTCCTGCAACAGCATCTCCAGCCGCTCTTGCTCGACCTGCTCGGCCGCTGCGTCTTCCTTGTCGGCGTCCACGGGCACCTTGTCCGGGGCGGGGGTGGATTTCACTTCAGGGTTGAGCGT
It contains:
- the mutL gene encoding DNA mismatch repair endonuclease MutL, with translation MDVSVSVDGPAAEAARIQLLSPRLANQIAAGEVVERPASVIKELLENSLDSGARRIDVDVEQAGIKLLRVRDDGGGISSDDLPLALARHATSKIRELEDLERVMSLGFRGEALASISSVARLTLTSRTRDADQAWQVETEGRDMASRVQPAAHPVGTSVEVRDLFFNTPARRKFLKAEKTEFDHLQEVIKRMALARFDVAFHLRHNGKTILSLHEARDDVARARRVSAVCGPGFLEQALPIEVERNGLKLWGWVGLPTFSRSQADLQYFFVNGRAVRDKLVAHAVRQAYRDVLFNGRHPTFVLFFEVDPAVVDVNVHPTKHEVRFRDGRMVHDFLYGTLHRALGDVRPEDQLAGTTSVTALVRPTGPEAGEFGPQGEMRLANNVLETPQGSAWSTPNTAGDGPAAGSGAGAGYQYQYTPRPSSVLPAEEARAAYSAFFAPLPGAQATPGNAVGVPLPESQGDIPPLGYALAQLKGIYILAENAHGLVLVDMHAAHERIMYERLKIAMASEGLSGQPLLVPESIAVSQREADCAEEHMATFQQLGFELQRLGPESLAIRQIPALLKQAEANRLVHDVLSDLMEYGTSDRVQAHMNELLGTMACHGAVRANRRLAIPEMNGLLRDMENTERSGQCNHGRPTWTQLGLDDLDKLFLRGR
- a CDS encoding N-acetylmuramoyl-L-alanine amidase; the protein is MGLGMRMRALVTVIGLLLTTLAVDALAASQVRSVRLWRAPDNTRLVFDLSGPVQHSVFTLQSPDRLVIDINGATLGGALNIPTANTPITSMRSAQRTPDDLRVVIDLKKAVTPKSFTLAPNQQYGNRLVVDLYDNPADANPPPTVADTPATVAPATPAVPVSPSKPEIKLTPVPNGKRDIVVVIDAGHGGEDPGASGSRGEKEKNVVLSIAKELQRQINAEKGYRAELTRTGDYFIPLRKRTEIARAKGADLFVSIHADAAPSSAAFGASVFALSERGATSETARWLADSENRSDLIGGAGAVSLDDKDRMLAGVLLDLSMTASLTSSLNVGQKVLTNIGRVTSLHKARVEQAGFMVLKSPDIPSILVETGFISNSAEASKLQGASHQQALARSITAGVKQFFQQNPPQGTYIAWLRDNGKLAMGPREHMVRPGESLSMLSARYDMSMATLRSANNLSSDELKVGQQLKIPSAELAGEP
- the tsaE gene encoding tRNA (adenosine(37)-N6)-threonylcarbamoyltransferase complex ATPase subunit type 1 TsaE yields the protein MSELTLHLMGEEAMTDFGARIAQVTESNGIIFLEGDLGAGKTTLSRGIIRGLGHVGAVKSPTFTLVEPYEIGRNRAYHFDLYRLVDPEELEFLGIRDYFEGEALCLIEWPNLGAGFLPKPDLIITIRPHAEGRALTLSPESSRGEKWCAALALEFK
- a CDS encoding NAD(P)H-hydrate dehydratase encodes the protein MLHSKPPFPDALYSAAQVRDLDARLIAAGTPGFELMQRAAHAAWRAIRRHWPDGQRLTVLAGHGNNAGDGYLIAALAKRAGWQVTVLAVGDCSALKGDAETAYKEAASDQVDIQPWQQQVLSGIVVDALLGTGLKGDVRDPYTSAIHAINDSRLPVMAVDIPSGLCADTGHTLGVAVRADLTVTFIGLKVGLFTGDAPDRVGELVFDDLQADPAIVGQAPVSVKRLDTFNLPVLKARPRTAHKGQFGRVLVIGGDLGFGGAALLSTESTLRSGAGMVTLATRPEHVTAALTRFPEVMSAGISSANQLMALIEPASVLVVGPGLGQHSWGRSLLSAAANAERPQVWDADALNQLAAGLVQLPKDCVITPHPGEAARLLGIGTQEIQVDRPAATRALARKFNAVCVLKGSGSLIANPAGDLALANHGHPAMATGGLGDVLAGVIGALMAQKMPAFEAACLGVWLHALAGELCGASGRGMVAADLIPVIRRLLEEQQPCLS
- the queG gene encoding tRNA epoxyqueuosine(34) reductase QueG, which codes for MSAITVDPATQSAPLSAAALSELAQSIKDWGRELGFQQVGISGLDLAEHEQHLERWLEAGYHGEMDYMAAHGSKRSHPEELVPGTLRVVSLRMDYLPGETQMAQLLAQPEKAYVSRYALGRDYHKLIRKRVQQLAERIQQAIGPFGFRAFVDSAPVLEKAIAEQAGLGWIGKNTLVLNRKAGSYFFLSELFVDLPLPTDAPHATEHCGRCRACLDVCPTNAFVGPYVLDARRCISYLTIELKTSIPEELRSMIGNRVFGCDDCQIVCPWNRFARPTDQNDFKPRHGLDNAELTTLFLWDETTFLSNTEGSPLRRAGYERWLRNLAVGLGNAPSTIPVIEALKARLNDPSEMVREHVEWALRRHGVSQPTQNL
- a CDS encoding trimeric intracellular cation channel family protein, which produces MLLMLYLIAITAEAMTGALSAGRRGMDWFGVVLIACITALGGGSARDVLLGHYPLTWVKHPEYLILTTLAALVTIFIAPLMRHLRSLFLVLDALGLVAFTIIGCTTALDMGLGMLVAAVSGVITGTFGGILRDIFCNDIPLIFRRELYASVSFAAAWCFLLCQWVGLPIEQGTLITLSGGLLLRLLAIKYRWEMPKFVYKDGH